The Brassica oleracea var. oleracea cultivar TO1000 chromosome C6, BOL, whole genome shotgun sequence genomic interval ATCTTCACTATCATCTTCTTCATCATCAGCCTTCGAACATCCTTCTTCCAAAGATTCCTCTTCATCGTTCTCACAATCTGAAAGGCTTTCACCAGCTTGTTCCTTTATACAAAAGCAAAAACACCTTATTAGCCAGTGATCTCTTGTCGAGTTCTTGGGTTGTAACAGCATAATAATTCCCAAAGGAGAGTGTTAAAATAAATTAAATTACCTCTTCCCATTCTTCATCGCTATCAACTTCATAATCCAATTCCGGATCCTTTTTCAGAGGACGACGTGGCCCTACAACTTGACTGTCAATGTTCAACAGAAGAACCATCAGTACTTGTAAGAAAATTTAGAGAGTGAATAATATTGTTGCAAATCTAGCAGAATCACTATCAGCATATAGTGTAATTATTGTTGCAACTCTAGCAGAATCACTAATGCAATCACTACATTAAATTAGCTACAAATGAATGCATAGAATGGTAGTAACCACATATCCAAAATAGACGAAGATTAGTTCACTTATAGATCAACCTCTACAAGAACTATATTGTCTTCGGACATTCTTTACTATGCTTTAATAAACAGCATGGAGAAGAGGTAATCACACAGACAGCTGCCAACTATGCAAAAGCAGTAACAAACAAACTCATGGGCTTTAATAAACAGCATGGAGAAGAGGTAGTCACACAGACAGCTGCCAACTATGCAAAAGCAGTAACAAACAAACTCATGGAGAAGCTAAAAGCTTGGAGTTAGACAAGATTTCACATGTTCCTAGCTGACTAAAAACTAACAAATGATCTATATGCTTAGCTAAATGCCTAATATTTTTTAAAATTCAAAATAAGTACTAACCTTTGGGTTGGCCAAATACCATAAAAGCCAGGTCTGCAGCTTTTATCAAATTGTAACAACTTCATGGCTCTCCTGGACTTCTTACGACCAGATGACGAAGACTCGCTCTGCCTAATGCAAGATACATCACCTAAATGTTTCTCTTCACATTCATCTCCTTGCTTCTCCATGTTAGGTTCACCTCCATTATTTGTAGATAGCTTTAGCTTAGGAAACAGTTCACTCTTTGGCTTCCTACGCATCCCCCAATGTATTCTCGAATGACCCAGCCGACGCCAGGAAGCAAAATGTTCCCTACAAAGAAACACAACTCAGACCACAATACCCAAAACGATACTTTGCAGATCAACCACCAATGAACACAACTGCCATACCTGCGAATATCAGCAACTGAAGCTTCACAAGTTGTTGCAAAGGCATTGTCAATGGCCTGAATAACTGTTCTAGTTTCATCCTCAGGCTTTGCACATGACTTACCCTGAGCAGTTACTTCACCGGAAGGAAGTTTGGGTTGGGTGGATGAAGTGTCTTTGCTTCTTTTAAGGAACCTCTCCATGATAGAAGCCTGTTTCTGCACCCCAAGCCGCTTCTTTAGCTCCGCTTGTTCCTTCTCTCTACGCTTCTGCTCCTTCTCTGACTCATCTTGCTGTTTCTTAATCCGTTTTCTTGACTCGGCCTCTTCCTTTTCTTTATCGTCATTAAGTGCTTTCTGTAGCAGCTTCTGCTCCTTTTCCTGAAAACAATAGATAAAATGATCAGATTTCAAAATTAAAATAACAAATCCAGAGAATAGACAGCACTAGATCATATCCTTACAAGTTGCAATTTTTCTTTAAGCATTTGACGTTCCATCCTCTTCTTTTCCTTCTCAGCTTCACATTTAGTTTTCTCCAATTGTTTAAGAAGCAGTTTCTCTTCCCTCTTCGCATCTTTCTCAGCCCTTTAACAACCAAAACAACAACTAAGTAAGAACAAAAACAACATAAAACAAAGAAGTAACTAAAAGATGCTTACATCTCAGTACTATTCTTCTGCAACATATTATCCATGAAGGATCGAATATCCACTTCACTCAGCACTTTCCCAAGCTTCTCAGCAGCTTTGTTCAGATCAGATCTAAACGACTTCTCAGTCTCTGCTCTTTGCAACACATCTAACATTGCTATGTAAATACAAAAACACAACCAATAAGCCTTCCACATCATATCAAAACAATCAATAGAGAGTAAATAAATCTTCCATTTTACCAGAAACAGCAGTAATCCTCTCATGAATCTTCTTCCGACAAGTCCGCCTCACTTTGAGCAATCCACGAACAGATTTAGGCATCATCTTCAGGTCTCTCGTCTGTTCGAAATCAAAACCATTACCATTAATAGAAAGCATACACACAAACTACTAAAACTGAATAAGACATTGAGTTACCTCCCAGCACCAGAGACAAGACTCATTCTCATCTTCCAATACATCAGCGTCTGCGTCAGGCACGCCGTAACTGACTCTCTGCCCGACGGAGACGACAGCCGTCTTCACGGAAGCCATCGTGGCGCTTCCGATCTTCTCCTTCAGCTTCGAGAAAATCTCATCCACGAGCTTCGACAAGGGCAAGCTCGTCTCCTCCATAAACAACGCCACCGATGAATTCACAGAGGAGGAGGAATCGGTCAGATCTGGCGTCTGAGGCTGACCAATCGTTTGCCTGAAATAGGCGAAGAGGCCTTCCATCTCCAGCTTCAACGATTGGATCTGAGCGTCTTTCACCTCGGGGCTTAGATTCTCAATCGCCGCGGGTTCTCTCTTCCGCTTCTTCGGAACGATCGTCTTCTGATTCTCGACATCCATTTCTCTTTTTTTTTTTTTGTTGCGATTCGCAGATCCAACCCTAGCTCAGATACAAGACGAAGGATGGAGGCTCCAGGAAAATGAATAAATAAAAATGTTGGGAGGTTTTTCGTTGATTTTCCCGCCAAGGATTTGACGGGTGGTTTTGCCTCCTTTTGACACATTTTTGCAATTTTTTTACTGTGTTTCGCGCCACTAAGATAGATAGCCCATTTACATATGGGCCTTCTTTTGTTACTTTTAGGCCCACGATGAAATACTATTTCGGGCGAAAACCTCTCGTGTTGTTTTTTTACGTACAACTAGGTCCATTATCCGCGCGTACAGTTATGTAATTTTGCTTTTAACTTTAGTATAAATATATCATTTAATAATTTTTATCCTAAAAATCTTCAGAGTTTTTTTAGCTTGGAAAGTAGGTATATATCTAGTTCTTCTTTAATTAATATTTTTTCTATGTTTTCCTTTAACCTAAATTTACAGCGCAATTTTCATATAAGTTCAATATATGCACAAAAATCCGGAAGCGAATTAGAGTTGAGATTTTTGAATATACGAAGAAAGAGCTAGAAATAAATTATGCATGTTGATCTGAGAGGGTTGTGGTTTAATTTAGAGAAGCATAATAATAATAATCATAAGAAAGAATGCTGGCAGTGTGTAACTTTAAAAATAACATTTACTAACGTGAAAATCTAAAAAGTCTTCAACTTAATACTAAACCCAACGATCAAGCATTTTGGTATATTTTTAAAAATATTAATACACATGAAAGTATGTCCACTTTTTTAAGTAGATGTTTGTACCCATGTAATATATTTTGTAGACATAAATGGCAAATTTGTGAGATTATGGTTTGTGTTAGGAGAGTACCTGATTTCAGACCTCTGGAAACAAAACTTATATGCGCTCACCATTTTCAATACATGTATGCTTAATTGTTTATTCCTTGTCTTTATTCTCTGTATCAGCAGTATAAAAGATAAAAAAAAAGGAACACTTAAAAGATATATGAGGTTTTATATATATGAGAGGGAAAGAGAAGTCTGACACAAAGGCATTATGCGTATTTATGTGTAGGACATATTAAAGTAAGGATAAATTAAATATAGCTACACGAAAACAGTTAAAATCTATAAAATAATCATATTAAGACTTTGATATTTTAATAACTTATAAAATTATTATTTTGAAAAAAAGTATAGCAACAACTTTTATATTGCAAAGATGAATATTTGATGTATGACTGTTTGTCTTACCACATATTTTTTTTTGGCCTTTTAGCAAGTCTAGTTGTAGAGCTTTTTTTTAAGAATGAACATTTAAACTTGAAATAAGGTTAGACAAAATAATCTCTAGGTTGTTACCATGAAAGTATGAGATATCACCATCTAAATTTAGTAATTTGTTTTGCCCACACTATACATACATTGTTTTACTATTTTTAAAATTTTACATTTTATTTTTTGTTTTCTTATAATTATTAACCAAAGAAAATTATTATTTTTCATTTCAATTGGAAATATTATGTACTTCAAACTATTTTATTGAAAAAGCAATAAAAGATATAATTTGAGTTTAAATTGTAAAAGCTGATATAAACATTTTTTTCCTAGTTTTAGCAATGTATTGCTTAATATGCTATTGTGTTCAGTTCTATAATTCTCAGGTTTGTTACTTGAGTGAGGAGTAAAACTTGTGTTGTTATGGTTTGTAAATGAATAAATCGGAACATTAGAGACTCATTTTAATATATTAAGAATTATTCAAATTTGTTTTTTTATTGATAGGTCATATTAACAACAAAATTTTAAGGTTCCTTTATAATTTTAATTTTTTTCATCTTCTTTTTGATTTTTCGTTCATATAAATAATTTCAAACTCTGCCACAAAATTGTTGTTGTTTTTATTGGTAGGTTGAATCAAGGTCATTGAATGAAGAAAAACAATGTGAGGCACATAATCATGAAAACACCATAGTCGAATAGGCACAATTAAAACATTCACTAACTCTTTACTCTCTTGGCTGTTAGGAGTGATGAACCCTCAACGACAGTACCTATAGTTCGTAGAAGGATCTAATTATTTTATACATCGAAAACATGTAAATTAAGATAGCAAGACGTCACAATACGTACCTATTGCGAGCTTCCCAAAAATGGATAAGCCTGAAAACAGTTTAGAGTCTCCACTGCCTGGTAAAACCTGTTCGAACAAAATCGCAGAAGAACCCTTACAGTTGTTTCAGACGATTGGCCGTTAGAAGTGATTTCCGGTGATCGGTTTGCCATGGCAAATTTCAGGAATGTTTTGATGAATTTGAGGGAATGTGAAAACTTTGATGATTCTGAACGACAAAGAAAGAGGAGGTATCGGTTTTTATAGGCCCAAGAGGGAGGAGGTGACGAGTTAATTAGCTGCGTTTCGAATTGGTTAGTAATCAAGAAGCTTTGAAAACAGATTCTCATTGTTGTTGCGGTTAAGTCGGCGAAGAGACAATCAGAACTTGGACCATCTGACGATCGTTACAAATTAGGCTTGGATAAAACGAAGAGGATAATATGGTCTACATGGGTTTATATATTTCGGGCCAAATAGAGAAAACTTGTTTAAGCCTAACAACATCTTACAATGGCCCAGTACGATTTTCAGCAGAAATCAAGATGACGTGCCTTAATGATTGGTGGAGAATATTTGCGCTGGCGTGGACCCCTGGCGTGGACCCCTCGAAAAGCCTTAAAATTAGTCCCTTTTATATAGTAGTGATATTTTATTATTCTCCCATGTAGACATCATTACAAATAGAAACAACTAGAAATTAAGCAAAAATCGGTACAGCCATAAGATTAGCAGTTCGGACTCATCGGCCGCACAACCAAGTTGTGGGTGCAACTCCGGAGTCTTCCATCTTCGCTACCACACCAAGTTAATCCGGGAGGATGCATAAGCATTCCACTCTCCTCATAGTTGTAGCAATTGCAGTCTTTTAAGCGCATACATAACATTAAAAAGCATATCTCCACTAGTGGTCTAAAGCAACAACCAGAAATATGCTCGGTCTCTTTGGTGTTCTTTTGTGGTTGGAAGTCAAACCTACAAGAATTCCACTTTGTGGTTGGAACACTATAAATCACACAACATGATGCTCATATAATAATTTATAAATATTTTATTGACTTTCCGGAAAAGATTAAATGGCTATGGTTTTCTATTGGTGGTCATTATGCTTATGTGTGAGCTTTTGTATACCATCCCACGAGGTGCATCCATCGTCATATTTTCAACTGGGATGACACGTCAGTCATTCTGATTTCCCATTGAATATGCTGTTTGTGTGATTAGAAATCTTGTTTGAACTAATTATTACCGGGAAAATGGGCATTTAAGTTATCAACTATTTGAAATCAACAAGTTTAATACCAAACTATTATTTACATGATTTTATTCTCCAATTAATAGTTGACTTGGCAAATTAGTGACTAAAAAGATCAGCCATTAAATCATAAACGACTCTCGTTAGTTTTTTATATCAATTATCCTCGTCACTTAACTTGAAAAACTAGAAATCTCAAAATTCAAACCCTAGCTTTGAGTGAAAATGATTTTCGGTGATAGAAAATGTGATTTCCGGTGATATTTGTTTCCGTAATTGGGCTGGATTTATTCTCTTATCACCAAAAGTCGCATTTGTCGTCGCTAAAAATCATCTTCATTTAAAGTTAGAGTTTGAATTTGGGGATTTTGAGTTTGTCATGTTCAATGGTGAGTATAATTGATATAAAACTAACGAGAATCGTTTATGATTTAAAGGCTGATTTTTTTAGTCACTAATTGGCCAAATCAACTATTAATTGGAGAATAAAATTATGCAAGTAATAGTTCAGTATTAAACTTGGTGATTTCAAATATTTGAGAATTTAAATGCCTATTTTCCCAATTATTACCATATAGTTTTTTTAAAACTAGAAATGGTGATACATTAAGACGAAATTATCAGAATGCTACTCATAGATCTCTGGTATTCATGAAAGCATTAGAAATTGATGTTGTTGGACTTCTGAACACATGAGATTTTTTTGTTGAAATAAATTATAAACTTACCGTCAACATATAGTGGTGTCAAATGATATAGAAAAGTGTTCCGTCGAAGTCACAAATGTATGCCATTATCTAATTTAGTTCCGAGATTACTGTGCACTAAAACTATGTAATTTCGAGTGTCAACATACAAGTATAATAAAATCTAGAATAACAAATATATTTAATATATAGCAATGAATTTTGATTTCAAAACTCATGAACCTTAAAAAATATTGTAATGAAATCAAGATTAAGATGACAAAAAAACATTGACAATGTGTTCGTATTAAGAACCATACATCAAAATGTAAACCATAGTAATATATAATCTCATAGAAATTATACCAATTAATTTGACAATGTGTTTATTTTTACCAATTAATTTTGAATTAAGAACTCATAGAAATTAACATAGCATTTGTAAATGTTATGTATCGACTTAACATTGAGATGATAAAAATGAATATTAAAAACTACGTTGATAATGGTAAACATAGGTTAAAGATATGAAAAAGTAGCCGGTTTCCATCATTCAAATCTAGGATTAAATTGAATTTTATTTCTTTTCTCATTAAAAGCCGAAATTCGTGCTTTAAACTAGTGACCAAGAGCCATTAGATTCTTATGATCACGTTTTATAACAGCCAATAATTTATTTATTCCATTTCTATAATTATTGAAACAAGATGAAAATAACCTACAACAATAACAACAATAAATATAATCAGAATATATATCTTCGTTTGAATTTATGTATAATTTTTATTTTTCAGTAAGGTCCAAAATAAGAGATGATGAGCTGGAAGTTTATCAAGAATAATAAGATTGTTCACATAATTGAAAAAGAAGAAAAAGAGAACGTATGAAATAAAACAGATACGTTAATGATAGAGAAGCGAGAATCTTTGCTAAAGAGAAGATTATTCCCTAAAGGATTGGATGAGTGGCAAAGTATAGAGACATCTCTACTTGGTAGCATTCTTTCTATTTTTAGATTCGTCTTTTTTTCTGTTTCTATTTTTATTTAATTTCTCCTCCACCCGATGGTAATAATTAAGAAATGGATGTTTACTTGTTCGGTTAGTTTGGTGGAGCATATTATCACAATTTATTTTCGTGACCGGACTTCCGCTACTATCACAATTGATTTTCGTTCTTATGTAAATTGGCAATTTAGCACGAATTAAATGGAAATCTACATGCATGGCTTTTGTATAATTTCAGCTCTATAATGCTAAAACTGTAAGCAAACCGAATATTAGATATTACTTTTATAGATTAAATTTGTTATGAAATAACTTATAATTTATAGTATCGTGAAATTTAAATAAGAGTAGAATTTAATACCCGTAGGAAGCAAATAACACTACTATAAGTGAGAGAGTTTATTATAAGTAAGAAGAAGATGTAATGGTGTACAAAAGAGTGAGATGAGTGATGGTATTTATAGTGAACAACAATACATAAAATAACAAAGATAGTGCTTAATTTGGTAAATGAGTGGGTGATCATAATGCTTGATGAGTAGATGATCATAGTGCTTGAGTTGGTAAAGGAATGGATGATCATAGTGCTTGAGTTTGGTAAAGAAGTGGATGATCATTTCAATGCTTAATTTATAACACTCCCCCTTGATCATCCATCTTGTATTACGTGGTGCCTCGTTAAAAACCTAGTCATGGAAAACCCAATGGGAAAAACCGTAGTAAAAGTAAAAAGAGTACAACTACGTAAGCTCCCCCTCNNNNNNNNNNNNNNNNNNNNNNNNNNNNNNNNNNNNNNNNNNNNNNNNNNNNNNNNNNNNNNNNNNNNNNNNNNNNNNNNNNNNNNNNNNNNNNNNNNNNNNNNNNNNNNNNNNNNNNNNNNNNNNNNNNNNNNNNNNNNNNNNNNNNNNNNNNNNNNNNNNNNNNNNNNNNNNNNNNNNNNNNNNNNNNNNNNNNNNNNNNNNNNNNNNNNNNNNNNNNNNNNNNNNNNNNNNNNNNNNNNNNNNNNNNNNNNNNNNNNNNNNNNNNNNNNNNNNNNNNNNNNNNNNNNNNNNNNNNNNNNNNNNNNNNNNNNNNNNNNNNNNNNNNNNNNNNNNNNNNNNNNNNNNNNNNNNNNNNNNNNNNNNNNNNNNNNNNNNNNNNNNNNNNNNNNNNNNNNNNNNNNNNNNNNNNNNNNNNNNNNNNNNNNNNNNNNNNNNNNNNNNNNNNNNNNNNNNNNNNNNNNNNNNNNNNNNNNNNNNNNNNNNNNNNNNNNNNNNNNNNNNNNNNNNNNNNNNNNNNNNNNNNNNNNNNNNNNNNNNNNNNNNNNNNNNNNNNNNNNNNNNNNNNNNNNNNNNNNNNNNNNNNNNNNNNNNNNNNNNNNNNNNNNNNNNNNNNNNNNNNNNNNNNNNNNNNNNNNNNNNNNNNNNNNNNNNNNNNNNNNNNNNNNNNNNNNNNNNNNNNNNNNNNNNNNNNNNNNNNNNNNNNNNNNNNNNNNNNNNNNNNNNNNNNNNNNNNNNNNNNNNNNNNNNNNNNNNNNNNNNNNNNNNNNNNNNNNNNNNNNNNNNNNNNNNNNNNNNNNNNNNNNNNNNNNNNNNNNNNNNNNNNNNNNNNNNNNNNNNNNNNNNNNNNNNNNNNNNNNNNNNNNNNNNNNNNNNNNNNNNNNNNNNNNNNNNNNNNNNNNNNNNNNNNNNNNNNNNNNNNNNNNNNNNNNNNNNNNNNNNNNNNNNNNNNNNNNNNNNNNNNNNNNNNNNNNNNNNNNNNNNNNNNNNNNNNNNNNNNNNNNNNNNNNNNNNNNNNNNNNNNNNNNNNNNNNNNNNNNNNNNNNNNNNNNNNNNNNNNNNNNNNNNNNNNNNNNNNNNNNNNNNNNNNNNNNNNNNNNNNNNNNNNNNNNNNNNNN includes:
- the LOC106296747 gene encoding chromatin assembly factor 1 subunit FAS1 — translated: MDVENQKTIVPKKRKREPAAIENLSPEVKDAQIQSLKLEMEGLFAYFRQTIGQPQTPDLTDSSSSVNSSVALFMEETSLPLSKLVDEIFSKLKEKIGSATMASVKTAVVSVGQRVSYGVPDADADVLEDENESCLWCWETRDLKMMPKSVRGLLKVRRTCRKKIHERITAVSAMLDVLQRAETEKSFRSDLNKAAEKLGKVLSEVDIRSFMDNMLQKNSTEMAEKDAKREEKLLLKQLEKTKCEAEKEKKRMERQMLKEKLQLEKEQKLLQKALNDDKEKEEAESRKRIKKQQDESEKEQKRREKEQAELKKRLGVQKQASIMERFLKRSKDTSSTQPKLPSGEVTAQGKSCAKPEDETRTVIQAIDNAFATTCEASVADIRREHFASWRRLGHSRIHWGMRRKPKSELFPKLKLSTNNGGEPNMEKQGDECEEKHLGDVSCIRQSESSSSGRKKSRRAMKLLQFDKSCRPGFYGIWPTQSQVVGPRRPLKKDPELDYEVDSDEEWEEEQAGESLSDCENDEEESLEEGCSKADDEEDDSEDDFMVPDGYLSEDEGVQVDRMDLDPSEQDASSSPSKQQDQESLEFRALLHQQKQVQSLTDHALAKTQPLIICNLTHEKVSVLAAKDLEGTQKLEQICLRALVVRAFPCSSSLIEISISDIQDEDQEAAAKSSCSQSTPPSASKAKSIPDSDLPTIVSTIQSCSQGINKVVETLQQKFPDVPKTKLRQKVREISDFEDSRWQIKKEVLTKLGLSPSPDKGVKRPKMISTFFSKRCLPPSTNPPPPAFVEEPARLDNENDA